A genomic window from Candidatus Cloacimonadota bacterium includes:
- a CDS encoding FAD-binding oxidoreductase: MMNNFDVIVIGAGSVGVPTALALAEKKLKVLVIDHLSSPGQGQNKKAIGGIRATHSDFGKIRISQQSIEIFSSWKEKYGMDIGWISNGYSFPAYSDQDEKKLKDLLKIQKSFGLNIDWISAEEYAKLVPGINEENLKGSTYSPDDGSASPLLTINAFYLKSLELGAEYKFREKVIDLKKVSNSFNVKTDKGNYACKFIINAAGNEAAEIGKMLNIELPVVPDSHEGAITEPVERFFGPMIVDMRPSKDSANYYFYQNNEGQIIFCITPTPPFYGTDSDSTSWFLPKVAKRMVALFPKLANLKVRRTWRGQYPMSPDGFPIVSNTKEIHGFIQAVGMCGQGFMLGPGLGELIARMITDELSEDDHRILKSFELYRDFSGMEQFK, from the coding sequence CTGATGAATAATTTTGATGTTATTGTAATCGGTGCTGGATCTGTTGGAGTTCCAACTGCTCTTGCTTTGGCGGAAAAGAAACTGAAAGTGTTGGTCATCGATCATCTTTCATCACCGGGTCAAGGGCAGAACAAAAAAGCGATTGGAGGTATTCGAGCAACTCACTCTGATTTCGGTAAGATCAGGATCAGCCAACAAAGTATCGAGATTTTCTCGAGTTGGAAAGAAAAGTATGGAATGGATATTGGCTGGATTTCCAATGGATACAGTTTTCCTGCTTATTCTGATCAAGATGAGAAAAAATTAAAAGATCTTCTGAAAATCCAGAAATCTTTTGGTTTAAACATTGATTGGATTTCAGCAGAGGAATATGCAAAATTAGTTCCTGGAATTAATGAAGAAAATCTGAAAGGTTCGACATATTCTCCCGATGACGGCAGTGCTTCTCCTCTTCTGACGATCAATGCCTTTTATCTAAAAAGTTTGGAATTGGGAGCAGAATACAAATTCCGAGAAAAAGTGATAGATTTGAAAAAAGTATCAAATAGTTTTAATGTTAAAACAGATAAAGGAAATTATGCCTGTAAATTTATCATTAATGCTGCTGGAAACGAAGCAGCAGAAATCGGAAAAATGCTGAATATTGAATTACCTGTAGTTCCTGATAGTCATGAAGGTGCGATCACAGAGCCTGTCGAAAGATTTTTTGGTCCGATGATCGTTGATATGCGTCCTTCAAAGGATTCTGCGAATTACTATTTTTATCAGAATAACGAAGGTCAGATAATTTTCTGCATTACACCCACTCCTCCTTTTTATGGAACTGACAGTGATTCAACTTCCTGGTTTCTTCCCAAAGTTGCCAAACGAATGGTCGCTCTATTTCCTAAACTGGCAAATCTGAAAGTCCGTAGAACCTGGCGCGGTCAATATCCGATGAGTCCGGACGGATTTCCTATTGTTTCCAATACAAAAGAAATCCACGGATTTATCCAGGCTGTTGGTATGTGCGGACAAGGTTTCATGCTCGGTCCGGGATTGGGAGAATTAATTGCCAGAATGATTACTGATGAATTATCAGAAGATGATCACAGAATCCTGAAAAGTTTTGAACTTTATCGTGATTTTTCCGGGATGGAACAGTTCAAATAA